GTCCACGGGCCTGGAGTATTTGTGGAGTCCCTCCCCGTGCCTCCCACACGCAGGGCTCTTACCAAGACAGAGGCCTCCCGACGCGTCCTCCAGCATCCAGTCTTCTCCTTTTCCCAGCTGGGAAAACACATCTGGTTGGGATCCTAACAGTCCTGTTTGTGAGGGGGGAAATGGACCACATCTGTTCATACCAGCGGTAAAATCATTGCAAGGAGGAGACCCAGTCCTTGGGACTTCCTGGAAAAGGTGACCTGATAGGAAGGCCAGAGGACAGGAGAGTTCCCAGAAGGAAGAACAGATGGCTGGGGCCTGACACAGACCATCTGTTCCCACGTCCTCCTCCCTGCTGAAACGGAGAGAGGATTCAACCTCGGCACCTTCGAAGCATCTGCACTTCGACTCCAAAGGGGTCACGTCCCCAGGATACCAGGGGTAGGCATGCAGCAGCCCTGAAGAGAACATCCTCGATCAGCCCACTCCCAGCCCAGTCTTCTGTATGGAACCAGTTTAAGAGTTTACAAGGGTCCCACAGGGATCCCCGGCTGCGAGATCAGCCTTCGGAGGCCCCCCGCTTACCCAGAGAGACCAGGTGGCTGTAGTTCTCCAGCATTACATCCCTGTAAAGGGCCCTCTGAGCGGCGCTCAGCTGCGCCCACTCGTCCCGGGTGAAGAGCACGACCACGTCCTTGAAGGTCACGGATTCCTGTAACAGCAAACCCGTCCCTGGTGACCCGCCGCGACCCCCTCCCATGGCTCTCTGGGAGTCCCCAGGAGCCAGCTGAGAGGTGCGGGACTGTTAGCATAGTGTGGGGCTGGTGTCCTGTGACAACGTAAGCATTTCCTCAGGGTGTCCTAGCGGCCGAGCTTTTATCAGACTTTCCTTCCGGCCTTGAAGAAACACGTATTGTGGAGAAGATACGACTCCTCAGCACCGAGACTTCATACTTGCTGTTCATTTTGCCCCAAACATTTTCTCCCGTCTCCCTCAAtctgcccagccctgcctctaCCCCACCCCATGACCAAATCCTACCCAGGCCTCGGTCTCCACATTTCCTCCCGGGCACAGCCTTCCTCAACTCCCTTCTCACCTGTGCAGGCCCAGCAAAGCACTGTCCCACTTTGTTGTGAGTTCTCATTTACTTTTGGATTCCCCCCACTGGGCTGTTAACTCCAAGAAAGTAGGGACAGTTTCCACATCTCTCATCTTTCCAGCATGTCTTAGAGAACATGGCCCATGTACCCAGCGCCTATTACTTGAAGCTTAGCAACTCCGGCTTGTCTTCGGCTGCTCACCTGCTCACCCCCAACACATATACACGGTTCCCATAGGAATTGTCATTCTGGACAATATGACCTTGTCCCCTCTGATCACAATTAGTGCCTTCCTTGGAAACTTCTTGGCTGAGAAGCCGAGAGAGCTGGTGTGCCCTGAGAAGGAGTTAAGGAGAAGCCCAGAGAAGAAAGCCAagggtctctctctctatatatatacatataggagCAACGGGGTCAGGCCTCCAGCTgagactggattaagaaaaaagCTCTTGGTCAGGGTAAAAAAACAAGCCCACCCTCTTCAACCTCTACTTTCAAAACTTTTAAGGCAACTTAGGGGGGAACACTGCAGCAACTCCCCACTCACCTGGACCATGGTTGGCAGGTGCCTGACGGCCATTCCTTCTTTCATAAGCCCTTTCAGGGACCGGCAGAGCGGGACTTAGGCTAGAAACTTCTACACACCTGTTATGAGGAGAACTGGGTTAAAAGAGATCACAGGACAGTCCAGACTGAGGCTGTGAGCAGTCACATCCTGGCAGTCCTCCAATACCCTGAAGCAGTAGATTTTTGTTCCTATTTGCTCccaattctctctcctctttctgagGATAGTTCTGCTGGCCTCCACTGTAAAAAGAATCCCTCCCAGCCATTCCCAGCCCTCACACCTTCCCCCAGCATCTGAGTCAAATCCTCCACATCTTCCCTTCTGTATCTTAAATATGTGGGATTTTCCTTGCAGAAAGCACCCTTCAGCCCCAGATCCCAGGCTTTCTACCCACCCTCTGGTCTTTACCCTTAAGTTACCCTGACAGGTCTCAACAGAAGTTTCTCCCCTGCCTGGGAGGGGAATGGAAGAAGTGGGGAAGGATggtcttctttctcctccagagGCAAGCTAGGACGGCTGGATCTTCACTGTCAAGGCCTCTCAGGCCAAGCCCTTCTCTGACCTCAGGCCTATGCCGCTCAGGGGCCCAGTCTGGGTGACAAAGAGCCAGAGGTGGGCAAGAGGCAGTGCATTTGTGCGGCTGGGTGGCGGGGAGGGTGCTGGGAGTCTCATTCATACAACCCACCCTCCGGCCCCCGGCCCGGTCCCCGCGGGAGCTGCTGCTGCGAAGGCGGCTGCCCCGGCCTCAGCGAGGTCCGCAGACAGGGCTCCGACCCAGCCCGGAGCATCCATGCGTGGAGCGTCCACCGGCTTCCCGGAGTCGGCTCCTCCGAGACACACGCAGAGGCCCGGACCGCATCCTCCTCCACAAGCACACTCACATTCGGACCCTAAAACCAACAGCCCGCACCTGGCcgtcctcccctttcctctttagAATCAAACCTCAGCCATACGTCCCGGCAAGTTCAGGGCATCCTGATCAGCGTCCTCCAGAACGGACTACGACCCGTACTTACTCGTCCTTTCCCTCCGCCCTTGCCCCCCGGGCCCGACCACCCCACGGCCGCTCCCACTCTCCCGACGCGGCTCTGGCCACCGTGCCTGGTCACCACCGGATTGCCCTTCGAGGAGCCTCTGCCCGCGGCGAGAAACCGCAACCGCCACATCGCAGGCGGAACACAATGAGCTGGAGTCGGCAGCCCGGGTCGTAACTGCGCTTGCGCGTTGCCCGGGGAGCCGCTGAGCCGAATACCCACGAGTCCGAGGACTGCAACCCTTCGGCTTCCCAGACTCCACTTCCCAGAGGGCGAAGCGCTGGCCTGCGCCAAGCGGAGAAAGTGATATCGCGCGCTTGCGCAGATAGGGCCTCGCCCTTCACGACTCCGGGCAGCTTTGCGTActgaaactacatttcccagaggCCACGGCAGGGTCGTCGTGGTGCCCCTAGTGCAGCTCTTCCCCGTGCGCTAATCGGCACTTGCAGCTTTCGTTCCGTTCTAGTCAGACTCGGAGTCCACCTCAGCCCTGAAGTAACGCCCGGGTAAGGTAGAGACCAGCGAGAAGTTGACGACGGGATAAAGTCTGTCGCTCGCCGTGGGGAGCGGTTCCGAGGACGGAGTAAGAGGTGAGAAGCCGCAAAAGGCGCCTTCCTGAAGGAGGACCGCATGGGGACGACCACCTTTGTAGCGGTGTGGCccgggggccgggcgggggcgcgAGGCAGGGGTGCGGGGCCGGCGGCCACGGGGCCCGGGAGAAGAGCCAAGGAGGTCGAGTGGACCTGGGGGTCGGCGGCTCGCCGGGGGAGGAAGGTGCCCGGAGGCCGCGGGGGTATTCATTTCTGCGGGGGCGGGCGGGGATGGGGTGACCTGTGGGAAATCCCACTGGGGATGTTAAGTTGCCTCTGAATACACGTTTTCGCGGAGCtcggggagggaagaggaggttTTAATTTTGTCGGTggtgacttgaaaaaaaaaaagtcaaaaatgtGACCTGAGGCTTGTCAGGGAACTGTCGGCTTAGGAAGCAGGGTCAGTGACTTAGGTCACACGACAGCCTTCTGTTTAGGGTTTTATGGAAGATTTCATCCTCTGGACACTTTGGGAGCAcgtgtgtgtcaggcactgttctaggggctggggagagagcagTGGAACCTAAGCTTGGACAGTATTTGTCAGGAAACCTGGGACagtgggcgggggtggggaggatgttAAGTCGTGTTTGGGGAAATCCTCTTTGAAGAGGGAGGCAACCGTGTGAATACGTGGGGGAAGAGCCATCTAAGGGGAGGGGACGGCGAGGTCCCGAGACAGAAGTGTGTGCTTGCTGAGCCTGAGGCTTTGCAAGGCTGGAGGCACTGGAGAGGGCACAGTGAACAAGAGAGCGTTGGACGGGAGGTTTGAAGGGGACCGGGGGGGTCTTGAAGGCCATCGGAAGACCTTTGGATTCGTTCCATGCGGGATGGGCAACCACTGAAGGAGTCTGCGCGAGAGTGACGTGGCGAGCACATTTTGACATTTtgcgaggggaggggggagacccTCTGGTGGGGCCAGAGGCAATACAGGGAAACTCGGCAGGAGGCTGTTACAACAGTCCGGGGGAGGGACCGCCTCCCACAGTGACATAATCTTGCTGTGTACACGGCACTGGTTTTGAGGGTCTAGTGATTCTAAGACAATTTTCTGGATGCCATGCTAAGGAACCTGAATGTTATTTTGTTTCCAGGTAATTGAGGATGATAGTAACATATTTATGGAGCACTAACTCTGTGTTGGGCACTTTTATAAGCACTTTACATGGGTATCTACCGTAATCCGAAGCAACGCGGTTTGCGCtactaagaataagaaaagtgaAGCACCGAGATGTTAAGTGTCTTGCCCGAGGCTTCATGTCTACTAAGTGGACCCCGGGGTCCTGGCCCTGGTGATAGAGGAGAGGTACAGAGACTGTCCTTCTTACTTGTTGCCCAGAATGACTGACAACTGACATACAAGGGCCTAAGGCATCCAAAACTGAAAAAGTAGTGCAGCCTCCATGTAGCTGACCCATTTCTCCAGCTGTTTCCTCTAAAGGTTAATATTTCACCAAGTTTGAGTTATTGCGTCGTCTTAGGCTTCATTGTTtcattcttcctctcccccttgtCCTGTGCCTTCCTTCTGACCCTTTATTTTGCTGCTGTCTTTATCATTTTCATCTACTTTCTATCCatgtcttctctctgcctcctctagAAAGAATATGTGAAGGTAAAGGAGGAAACTAGGTGTAAGGGACAAATATAAAAGATCTAATTTTCCAAGGATACAGttgtttcattccccctctgtcTTTGTTCCAGCTCCCAAGAGTTAGAGCTTAGAGGTCACATAGCCCAAAGAGACTGACCTGCCCGGGGACCCAGCGTCCATAGGGATCCTCTTCCATTGCCACCCACAAACATCTTCTGTACCCATCGCTTCCTGAGTCCCACCTCTCCCCGTGAAAAATTCCCTTCCTTTGAAAAAGTTTCCTTTAGCTTCTGCCTCTGTCCCAATCCTGTTTTCCCACTTTTGAGCTCCCCATCCCCTCCATCCTGCACCTTCGACTCTCGCACACCTCTTCTTTTCAGTGGCCATGTAAACATACTCTCGCCAGACTGTTCGTTGGCCATAACAACACCTTGCTCAAACCTCCTTTTCTTTGCCTGCCTCCACTTTAGAGGCTGGAAGAGTATTTCTTTTCTCAGCCTCCTTTTGTTCCTGGCCTCCATATAGCACAGCTGTGCTCAATGAGATGTAAGGCAAAGTCTGCTGAGGGGCTTCTAGGACAACCTTTTTTGAGAAAAGGCACAGATGTTGCTAGTGCTTCCCACCCCGTTCTTCCTGCCTTGAATGAAGATACTTTAGCTGAAGCAGAGCGGCCATGATATGACCGTGATAGAAAAGCCATAAAACTAAAGACATTGAATTAATTTTGTCTCTGAAACAATGCCACCCACCTCCAGATTtgttatgtgagaaaaaaaaaaatcctgcttacTTGTAAGCCTTGTTAACTGGGCTTTCCAGTATTTGTAGCCATAAAGCTCTTCTGATAGATACACCCATTCTCAACGCCAGTCTCCTTCTAGTTGTCTTTCTCAGTGTCTCCTTTTTCAGGCAAGCTAATGAGTCCTTTTCAACCTTTAATTCACTCTTCAACCCACTAATATTTAACAAAGGTTATCAGTAaccaaaaccaaaggccatttttaatttttatcttactttaacCCTCTATGGCATATGAAAATATTAACTATTCTTACCTTATGTGAAATTCTTTTACCTTTGTGCCACCGTCttctaatttttccttctgtttttcattttccttttggttgCTGTTTCCTCCCAGCTCCTACTGGCTTCACTTCCTCCACTTCCCCTGGTCAATGACAGTGCTCTGAGAGTACCCTTCGTAACTGTCTTGCCAGTCATTCTAGTGTCTATCAGGAATCTTCACTTGGATACTCAGAGACTCATTCAAATGACCCCAGACTGAACTTACCATTGCCCCCCAAAGTCGGTCAACTTTATGTATTCTTAAATATGGCACTCCATCCACCCAAATAAATTCGAGTTCCTACATTTAATCAGTTACCACATTATCTAGATTCTGCCTCATTATTGCTTgaattcttcctttcctctcccatcCCATGGCCAGTTTTTTAGGTTAGCCCTTGAAAAGCAAAGACTGTATCTTATCCATTTTGATCTTCTAATCATGTCTATTACATATTTAGCACTTAATAAGTatgtatgaataaatgaaactGTTTTAACCACTGTCATCACTAGAGATATCTAAAACCTACGATTGTTTTGAATATGTTTTGAATTGCAAAGATGTTGTTCATGTGTCACATTTTTGTGTCCATTAGTGTTtagccttttctcctttccctttggtAGAATATGGCACAAAGATACATATCTGAATCCTATGTACTTAGAGACTATATTTAAGTTATACTGTTTTCTAAATAATTAGGTTACTTAACAGTAGTTTAATGCCTGTTATTTGAGAACTCAGAATAGCATGCTGTTGCATTAAGATCTGTACAGTTATTCCATCACCTGGGTAGCAACCAGCCTATGTTTTAGGGGAGAAAATAACagtgcagggggaagggagggacatGGATGGATAATAACAGGATTTGGTAGACATAGAGAATTTTGACTCAAAACATCCAGGGAAACCAGATTGTGGAATAGGAGCATCTAGATAACATATATAACAGGGTAAAAGATCAAGGATTTCCCAGTATTGCCTATATTTATAGGTTTATAGCATTTTAGAGCTAATAGGGATCCTGGAGACCTTCTAAGCTCAAAATCCCTCATTTACCAAATAAGGACACTTTGACCTGGTGAAAGTAGGTGACTTGTCCAAGTTAGTGGCAGATCAGGACTACATACCAGGTCTTTGGGCTGTCCAGTTTAGCACTCTCAccttttctctccagtgtgaagtCTCTGCTATCCAAAGGCAATCTACAGTATGACACAATAGAACTTATCTTTAGCACAAATCTCCATCGTTTAGAACATTAGCTATTTAAACCTTCTGGTGTAAAGGAGTGTTTTACATTCTGAATTACgatttctctattttatatgGTTTCTTTGCAGTGGTATTATCTGATATAGTAACTTATACTTCAACTAAAAGATTCCTACAATCATTACATTTATTAGGTTTCTATGTTACATGACTTATCTGATTACCACCAAAGAGTTAATCCTGGTGAAGGGCTCAATGAAAACTCACGTATGAGTCCTCTGATGTCGCGTAAGGTTTGTACTCCGactgaaggcttttccacattcgTTACACtgatagggtttctctcctgtatgagTTCTCTGATGCACTATAAGGGATGAGTTCTTAATGAAGGCTTTTCCACACTGAtcacattcatagggtttctcaccagtatgaattcttTGATGTTCAATAAGGTATGCACTCTGGCTGAAAGCCTTTCCACATTCATTgcattcataaggtttctctccagtatgaatgaCCTGATGTACAGTAAGGGAAGATCGCCCAGTGAAATGTTTTCCACATACCatacattcataaggtttctctccagtatgaattctccgATGTTGAGTAAGAGATGAATTCTtgctgaaagcttttccacaCTGATTACATTCAAAAGGTTTTACTCCAGAATGAAGTCTCTGGTGTTCTATAAGGTATGTACTTTGGCTAAAGGATTTCCCACATTTGTTACACTTGTagggtttttctccagtgtgaTTTCGTTGATGGAGAGTAAGGGTTGAGCTTTTactgaaggcttttccacattcactACACTCATAGGGTTTTTCTCCAGTATGACTTCTCTGATGTACGGTAAGGTGCATGCTCtgactgaaggctttcccacattcattgcattcatagggtttttctcctgtgtgagttctctgatgcACTGTAAGATTCATGCTTTGGGTAAAAGCTTTCCCACATTCGTTACATTTGTacggtttctctccagtatgaatccTTTCATGTTGAATAAGGGATGAATTCTTACGGAAAGCTTTTCCACACTCTTTACACtgatagggtttctctccagtgtgagttctTTGATGAACAGTAAGGTTCATGCTCTGGCTGAATGTTTTCCCGCATTCGTTACATttgtagggtttctctccagtatgaattctttgATGTACAGTAAGGGAGGAGCGTTCAATGAAGTGCTTCCCACATACATTACACTTATAGGGTTTCTCCCCGGTGTGAATCCTCTGGTGCTTAAGAAGAGATGAGCTCTGGCTGAAGGTTTTCCCGCATTCATTACATTCATAGATTTTCTTTCCTACAAACATactttgcattttaattaattcAGAATTCTGTTTAGTGTCTTCTCCGTGTGAATTCTGATTATGGGGCCTTTGTCCCACAGGAATACTTTGTTGTATATCAAGGATTGACCCCTGACTAGAACGATGTTCAAATTCATGACCTTCACATGCCCTCCTCTCAGGGAGGGTTTCCTTATGAGTAACGGCCACTTGGTGCAGATGTCTGTCCTGGGTTTTCTGTTGCCCATCTAACCAATTATCAGGTTCCCAGGCTTCCCCTAAAGAAGAAGGCCAGAGACCTTCCCTTTCCATTATTACCCCATAGGATAAATCTTCAGTAATGCTGGGCTTTGTAGTTGATTCTTTGGTTTCAAGTCTTGTCTCCcagtctgaaaaaaataaaaaattcaaatacacaTTGGTTTCTGTGCTGAGagacaaaaaaaactgtataaggtgggaatgagagaaagaaacagaataactGTGGGGCACATGTGAGAGCCTTAAAAGATGTCCCTACAATTAGGAAGAAAaccagaagggagggaaagaacagTGAACCAGTCCATAAATAACAGGAGAACTAGAGGAGATAGTAAACAGAGAAAAGAGTAAGCCTATGTATGCAGGAGGGATGGACACTGAAATCACTGACCTCTGGACAAGGCTGAATAATGGAGATGGAATGAAGGGAAAATATACAGACAAGCTGGGATCAGGGGGAGGCCGATCAGGAAGCCCTGCCACATTGTACCtgatattcccaccagcagtttcTTCCCCCCTGCAATGCTGCCTCTAATTCTGACACTAAATCTTTGTACAACACTGCAGTGTGACACTGCGAAAGATTAttggctctggagtcagacacacTTGGGCTTAAACTCTGGCTGTTAACTTAACCCCTGGGTTAGTTTTCacagatataaaataaagataaaaataatctgaTGAGGATTAAGTAAGACAATGCATATAAACTACCCTTCAGGAATATGCTTATTTGGAACATAAAATACCACAGCCTACTTGAAACTTAAGGGAGGATGACACAATCTAAAGGTTCCCCCCACCACCAACTTTCAACAGGCTACAAGTTTCTTATTCTCTTTAGGTAAGAGGGTCTGACAGGGCCCTACCGTTTCCTAAATAGCCATTCGTTAGAGATGTGAACTGGTGGCAGGGAGGCAAAGCAGGATCTGTTGAGCTGCTTGAGATGGTGCTAAAGGAAGGACCTTGTGGCCACTCAGACTTTATTTTCTCAGATTCCACTTCTTATCCTTGACAAaatggccggggggggggggcaatgagAGGCAGAGGACAGAAAACTACAATCTGAGAATCAGCTGTCAGCTTGATCAAAATTACCAGAGCCGAGATCAACCCTGAACCAACAAACCAAAGGCCTGTGGGCAGGAGGCTTTACTATGAAGCA
This Ursus arctos isolate Adak ecotype North America unplaced genomic scaffold, UrsArc2.0 scaffold_5, whole genome shotgun sequence DNA region includes the following protein-coding sequences:
- the ZFP2 gene encoding zinc finger protein ZFP2; translation: MEREGLWPSSLGEAWEPDNWLDGQQKTQDRHLHQVAVTHKETLPERRACEGHEFEHRSSQGSILDIQQSIPVGQRPHNQNSHGEDTKQNSELIKMQSMFVGKKIYECNECGKTFSQSSSLLKHQRIHTGEKPYKCNVCGKHFIERSSLTVHQRIHTGEKPYKCNECGKTFSQSMNLTVHQRTHTGEKPYQCKECGKAFRKNSSLIQHERIHTGEKPYKCNECGKAFTQSMNLTVHQRTHTGEKPYECNECGKAFSQSMHLTVHQRSHTGEKPYECSECGKAFSKSSTLTLHQRNHTGEKPYKCNKCGKSFSQSTYLIEHQRLHSGVKPFECNQCGKAFSKNSSLTQHRRIHTGEKPYECMVCGKHFTGRSSLTVHQVIHTGEKPYECNECGKAFSQSAYLIEHQRIHTGEKPYECDQCGKAFIKNSSLIVHQRTHTGEKPYQCNECGKAFSRSTNLTRHQRTHT